In the Pseudanabaena sp. FACHB-2040 genome, one interval contains:
- a CDS encoding ABC transporter ATP-binding protein → MRSAIPVVAPEQKPSLSTLQRFLQYFRPYRKELPIAFTLVILGAATQSIGPLLIGWSIDNLIVPGNLRGLLIMLGVLSAIYVSGVWAIRGQILRFGSIMQRLLARLRQDIFDKIQSLPISFFDRSEAGDLMSRLLNDVNTVNQAFGLTIPQMLGQTFSLVGIIIAMFSINLQLGLLSNLVVPLMIFTTSLFSRWARTRFRVTRQTIGDLSAKLEEDIGSVREAQAFNRVDLNIEEFDSLNAANRRANIQAVAVTAAFLPSIDFLNTLATAAVMAYGGYLAVTGAATVGVVTAFLLYVQQFFRPIQILSQFYTQAQSALAGLDRIFVLLDEPLQLQDAPDATRMPPIKGEVTFEQVTFGYTPNQRVLNQINLQAKPGQMIALVGPTGAGKSTIINLILRFYDVTGGAVKIDGIDVRSVTQASLRRQIGIVLQDNILFSGTVAENIAFGSPQVSQAEIEAAAQAANVHEFVTSLSQGYSTRLGERGAPLSQGQRQLVSIARAVLINPRILILDEATSSIDTRTEALVQDAIARLLKNRTSFVIAHRLSTVTQADQVLVIQQGQIAEHGTHQELIEQAGIYANLYALQLGASEAEAVADPLNA, encoded by the coding sequence ATGAGAAGCGCTATCCCTGTCGTTGCGCCGGAGCAAAAGCCGAGTCTTTCGACCCTGCAGCGCTTTTTGCAGTACTTCCGGCCCTACCGCAAAGAGCTGCCGATTGCCTTTACCCTGGTCATTCTGGGTGCAGCGACTCAGTCTATTGGGCCACTGCTAATTGGCTGGTCTATCGATAACCTGATTGTGCCCGGCAACCTGCGGGGGCTGCTGATCATGCTGGGGGTGCTGTCGGCCATCTACGTTTCGGGGGTTTGGGCCATTCGCGGGCAGATCTTGCGATTTGGCTCGATCATGCAGCGCCTTCTGGCCCGATTGCGGCAAGACATTTTTGACAAAATTCAGAGTCTGCCCATCAGCTTTTTTGACCGCAGTGAGGCTGGCGATTTGATGAGCCGACTGCTGAATGATGTTAATACGGTCAATCAGGCATTTGGGCTGACGATTCCGCAGATGCTGGGGCAGACTTTTAGTCTGGTCGGCATTATTATCGCCATGTTTTCAATCAACCTGCAGCTAGGGCTGTTGAGCAACCTGGTGGTGCCGCTGATGATCTTTACGACCAGCCTATTTTCTCGCTGGGCTAGAACCCGCTTTCGGGTGACGCGGCAGACGATTGGAGATCTGTCGGCCAAGCTCGAAGAGGATATTGGCAGCGTGCGCGAGGCTCAAGCCTTTAACCGGGTGGACCTCAATATTGAAGAATTTGACAGCCTCAATGCGGCCAACCGCAGAGCCAATATTCAGGCGGTGGCGGTGACAGCAGCGTTTTTACCGTCGATTGATTTTCTCAATACGCTGGCAACGGCAGCGGTAATGGCCTACGGCGGCTACCTGGCGGTGACAGGGGCGGCTACGGTGGGGGTGGTGACGGCGTTTTTGCTCTATGTGCAGCAGTTCTTTCGGCCGATTCAGATCCTCAGCCAGTTTTATACCCAGGCCCAGTCTGCTCTGGCAGGCCTAGATCGAATCTTTGTGCTGCTGGATGAACCCCTACAGCTCCAAGATGCGCCCGATGCAACTCGGATGCCGCCGATCAAAGGGGAGGTTACTTTTGAGCAAGTTACTTTTGGCTACACACCGAACCAGCGGGTGCTCAACCAGATTAATCTCCAGGCTAAACCGGGACAGATGATTGCTCTGGTGGGGCCAACGGGGGCAGGCAAAAGCACTATCATCAACCTGATTTTGCGCTTTTATGACGTCACGGGCGGGGCGGTTAAGATTGACGGCATTGACGTGCGGAGTGTGACGCAGGCGAGTTTGCGCCGCCAGATTGGCATTGTTTTGCAAGACAATATTTTGTTTAGCGGGACGGTGGCTGAAAACATTGCTTTTGGTTCGCCTCAGGTCAGTCAGGCTGAGATTGAGGCGGCGGCTCAGGCAGCTAACGTACACGAGTTTGTTACCTCACTATCTCAAGGCTACAGCACCCGACTGGGTGAACGGGGTGCGCCTCTGAGCCAGGGGCAGCGGCAATTGGTGAGTATTGCCCGAGCGGTGTTGATCAACCCCCGAATTTTGATTTTGGATGAGGCGACCAGCAGCATTGACACGCGCACGGAGGCGCTGGTGCAAGATGCGATCGCACGTCTCTTAAAGAACCGCACCAGCTTTGTCATCGCTCACCGCCTGAGCACTGTCACCCAAGCTGATCAGGTGCTGGTGATTCAGCAGGGGCAGATTGCGGAGCATGGCACTCACCAGGAACTGATTGAGCAAGCCGGCATCTATGCTAATCTCTATGCGCTGCAGCTGGGAGCTAGTGAAGCAGAAGCAGTGGCTGATCCGCTCAACGCCTAG
- a CDS encoding ATP-binding protein, translating to MKTIPLPANEVDRVKALHRYKVLDSSAEQAFDDLTTLAAHICGTPIALVSLIDADRQFFKSKLGVNATETPRKIAFCTHAILQPDNLLIVPDALEDERFAHNPLVTSDPYIRFYAGAPLVTPDGYAIGTLCVIDRVPRQLSPEQQQALRVLSRQVITQLELRLNLMKVKQTTSQLERVVKALKRSNQFLSKTVHQLKHTQAQLVQTEKMSGLGQLVAGIAHEVNNPVNFIYGNLPYIQRYAQDLLELLSLYREHCPNPPALLQRKADTIDVDFVSSDLLKIVSSMKVGTERVRNLVLSLQNFSRKDRCRKEQAAIHQGIDDTLLILNHRLQAKGKQSAIKIVKEYGDLPPIECNAGSLNQVFMNILGNAVDALESVRLNTSSTESLLAPTITIRTEAVQPTNGRDPASIVIRIADNGDGIPQETLRQIFDPFFTTKPVGKGTGLGLSISYQIVVQEHGGMLKCWSQPGRGTEFSIELPLAEQKPIEAHNVLKFQALQTSQINQYSQKRLTTEPVKLRDREVQSVGLAK from the coding sequence TTGAAGACTATACCTTTGCCAGCCAATGAAGTCGATCGAGTAAAAGCGCTTCATCGCTACAAAGTTCTCGACTCTTCTGCCGAACAAGCTTTTGATGATTTAACTACTTTAGCTGCCCATATCTGCGGTACCCCCATTGCCTTAGTCAGTCTGATCGATGCAGATAGGCAATTTTTCAAATCAAAATTAGGCGTCAACGCTACAGAAACGCCAAGAAAGATAGCGTTCTGCACCCACGCTATCCTGCAGCCAGACAACTTACTCATTGTGCCGGATGCCTTAGAAGACGAGCGATTCGCCCATAATCCCCTCGTCACCTCTGACCCCTACATTCGATTCTATGCAGGCGCACCATTAGTCACTCCTGACGGGTATGCAATCGGTACCCTGTGCGTAATCGATCGTGTTCCCCGCCAGCTTAGCCCAGAGCAGCAGCAGGCACTTCGGGTACTCAGCCGCCAGGTTATAACGCAACTGGAGCTGCGGCTAAACCTAATGAAAGTCAAGCAAACCACATCTCAGCTAGAGCGAGTTGTAAAAGCACTAAAGCGAAGTAATCAGTTTTTAAGCAAAACGGTGCATCAGCTGAAGCACACGCAGGCTCAGTTGGTCCAGACTGAAAAGATGTCTGGGCTCGGTCAACTGGTTGCCGGAATTGCTCATGAAGTTAATAATCCAGTCAATTTCATATATGGAAATCTTCCATACATTCAGCGCTATGCTCAAGACCTATTAGAGTTGCTATCTCTCTACCGCGAACATTGCCCTAACCCTCCGGCCTTACTTCAAAGAAAAGCTGACACGATTGACGTTGATTTTGTGTCTAGTGATCTGTTGAAGATTGTGTCATCGATGAAGGTGGGAACCGAGCGAGTACGAAATCTAGTATTGTCCCTACAAAACTTTTCGCGCAAAGATAGATGTAGGAAAGAACAGGCGGCTATTCATCAAGGCATAGACGATACGCTATTAATCCTGAATCACCGGCTGCAGGCAAAGGGCAAGCAATCTGCCATCAAAATTGTAAAAGAATATGGAGACTTGCCTCCGATTGAATGTAATGCGGGATCTCTCAACCAGGTCTTCATGAACATTCTAGGTAATGCAGTAGATGCACTAGAGTCAGTCAGACTGAATACTTCATCTACTGAATCTCTTCTGGCACCGACTATCACCATTCGTACGGAGGCGGTACAGCCAACCAACGGCAGAGATCCTGCATCCATAGTGATTCGTATCGCCGATAACGGTGATGGGATTCCCCAAGAGACATTGCGTCAAATATTCGATCCTTTCTTTACGACGAAACCAGTTGGGAAAGGAACTGGGCTCGGGCTGTCAATTAGTTATCAAATCGTTGTTCAAGAGCATGGCGGTATGCTCAAATGCTGGTCACAACCTGGCAGGGGAACCGAGTTCTCGATTGAACTGCCGCTAGCTGAGCAAAAGCCAATCGAGGCTCACAATGTTTTGAAATTTCAAGCGCTACAAACTAGCCAAATCAACCAGTATTCCCAAAAACGGTTGACGACCGAACCGGTGAAACTTCGAGATAGGGAAGTCCAAAGCGTAGGGCTTGCTAAATAG
- a CDS encoding HNH endonuclease → MGKSKRISIPKAVRQYVFERDSYQCKGCGKTSSEAQLTIDHIIPLAQGGPDDISNLQALCSTCNQRKKHSTDPRFRRRFDL, encoded by the coding sequence ATGGGCAAATCTAAGCGAATCTCAATACCCAAAGCGGTGAGGCAGTATGTGTTTGAGCGCGATAGCTATCAGTGCAAGGGGTGCGGCAAGACCAGCAGCGAAGCTCAGCTCACTATCGACCACATTATCCCTTTAGCCCAGGGTGGCCCTGACGACATTAGCAATCTACAGGCACTCTGCTCTACCTGCAATCAGCGGAAGAAACACTCTACAGATCCTCGGTTTCGGCGTCGGTTTGATCTGTAG
- a CDS encoding KGK domain-containing protein, translating into MDTLTSFIVVLPISIADNMPSNQANSQEAELQKQIITLEENGKDKDSVIAFNSKLYKIGDLLECLKQALVADQGTALNQILISKGMPAFERYLGNLTYQSGVACQVLGLDGATWTAGSIRLKLVLELIAEKEVVPSQEIAEELNESPADEKDPALNELRLSLTESNGQI; encoded by the coding sequence GTGGATACCTTGACCAGTTTTATTGTAGTTTTACCCATATCTATAGCAGACAACATGCCTAGCAACCAAGCAAATTCCCAAGAAGCTGAACTCCAAAAACAAATAATTACGTTAGAGGAAAATGGAAAAGATAAGGATTCTGTAATCGCATTCAATTCAAAACTATATAAAATAGGTGATTTATTAGAATGTCTAAAACAAGCATTAGTAGCTGATCAAGGTACTGCTTTAAATCAAATTTTAATCAGCAAAGGAATGCCAGCGTTTGAACGATACTTAGGTAATTTAACATATCAGTCAGGTGTTGCATGTCAGGTATTAGGCCTGGACGGAGCGACTTGGACAGCAGGCAGTATTCGGCTCAAGCTTGTTTTAGAGTTGATAGCCGAAAAAGAGGTCGTGCCATCTCAGGAGATAGCTGAGGAACTTAACGAGTCACCCGCCGATGAAAAAGATCCTGCTTTGAATGAACTTCGTTTATCTCTAACCGAATCCAATGGGCAAATCTAA